Proteins from a single region of Anastrepha ludens isolate Willacy chromosome 5, idAnaLude1.1, whole genome shotgun sequence:
- the LOC128863092 gene encoding ralBP1-associated Eps domain-containing protein 1 isoform X1 — MEVYLNETESRYFSDLFLCCDVEKVGKIPMLKAMELYRSANIKNDIIKEVIALAGISSTALHISRGQFYSCLKLIAAYQAGMQLRQEIIVSSIPLPLPRFSWKDSPSSIEPNTAASGSKTHQPTNGSNSIPPPPVAERKNSLTRRPNDWQVEGSGDNSRKNSAMIQPHFQKERDSAINSDVPSTDSEVDQNESSCGDGASRIVNSGCNGREIHRHRGSPEAWSTNSDSPTPTNSVTERQWAKETLWQGLLGEEHRQLLGTEEESSDRHSSEDENESDLESVYQITPEQRDYYYKQFKAVQHDINGLLSGQIARVFFEKSRIPVEELRHIWQLCDVTRDGALSLAEFTAAMHLVVLRRNNIPLPGALPSCLHPTVLQHSSQHATAITLPHEPPEADLLHLNDDDEEDKTDNTIVISNTTTGTRFNDKNVMNISTLSSSSQASTSSRQGNQAPLTPPSLPPQTKNRSTSNSPIVEPNATPPNLPVEGTALTKIKDRILWGPADLPPTQWTKFTESPTSNVSSPGPKPVNFDMQRTAQAVVSDPQILHPVPLRVTPVAGSVPVNAAVSATETLNTDGCDMSNHQDASSKQVSQIPTSGMIVGSNNNSSATNMNLHNREPIQNNDLRAIQRPQAKKLPTKNIGALPPPPQRESSISSAGSASGITNTSYVGSAVSAGGGDCSELINSSQHQQLFQNKKDPPPLPPPRPHRHGRSSSLDLNKFKICAPASQQSEMTAQASFDLQASTGFADFTHFSGDDVKDTSSDQQQYSLPPVQPSVSVPAASTATVMPPTRFSLQQSNQRISAFEVYRKPNTLHSSQSPIAKDSALQKQPYFQSQLSYPTQPTQQPPPMPTPFGALGAAAIAQPPQLPNADLYEKRVNAISETLRHVSFKQENNMSDILRHLREQNNLLLHLCNDLSDELLSVQTRKEELRLKMETLTLTESSTLINTQQLPQIGIRTSSSISAPVTANVTGGSGSSGVHSNV; from the exons ATGGAGGTGTACCTCAACGAAACAGAGTCGCGTTATTTTAGCGACTTGTTTCTATGTTGTGACGTGGAAAAAGTTGGTAAAATACCCATGCTAAAGGCTATGGAATTGTACCGTTCAGCCAACATCAAAAACGACATAATTAAAGAG GTTATTGCTCTTGCCGGTATATCTTCGACGGCATTGCATATTTCACGGGGGCAGTTTTATTCGTGTCTAAAACTTATTGCTGCATATCAAGCTGGAATGCAACTACGCCAGGAGATTATTGTTTCTTCTATACCTTTGCCTTTGCCTCGTTTCAGTTGGAAAGATTCGCCTAGTAGCATTGAACCGAATACAGCTGCAAGTGGGTCGAAGACTCACCAGCCTACAAATGGATCGAACTCAATACCACCTCCTCCAGTTGCTGAACGAAAAAATTCTTTAACTCGTAGGCCAAATGACTGGCAAGTAGAAGGCTCTGGAGACAATTCTAGGAAGAATTCTGCAATGATTCAACCACATTTTCAAAAGGAAAGAGATTCAGCAATAAACTCGGACGTGCCTAGTACTGATTCAGAAGTCGATCAAAATGAATCAAGTTGTGGCGATGGCGCCAGTCGCATTGTTAATAGTGGATGTAACGGGCGTGAAATA CACCGACATCGTGGCTCACCAGAAGCATGGAGTACTAACAGCGATAGTCCCACACCGACAAATAGCGTTACGGAACGCCAGTGGGCCAaagaaacattatggcaaggtTTGTTAGGAGAAGAGCATCGACAGCTTCTCGGCACAGAAGAAGAATCGTCTGATCGTCACAGTAGTGAAGATGAAAATGAGTCTGATTTGGAAAGTGTATATCAAATTACGCCCGAACAACGGGATTATTACtacaaacaatttaaagctGTGCAACACGATATTAATGGATTGCTTTCCGGTCAGATTGCGAG agtatttttcgaaaaatcaagGATACCCGTAGAAGAATTGCGGCACATTTGGCAGCTATGCGATGTAACTCGTGATGGTGCATTAAGTTTGGCTGAATTTACAGCTGCTATGCACTTGGTAGTGCTGAGACGTAATAATATACCTTTGCCAGGAGCGTTACCATCCTGTTTGCATCCCACCGTACTACAACATAGCTCACAACATGCAACTGCAATTACACTTCCACATGAACCGCCTGAAGcggatttgttgcatttaaatGATGACGACGAAGAAGACAAAACAGATAATACCATCGTTATTTCGAATACAACAACTGGGACACGATTTAATGATAAAAACGTTATGAATATAAGCACTTTGTCGTCATCATCACAA GCGAGTACAAGTTCTAGACAAGGAAATCAAGCTCCTTTAACACCTCCTTCCTTGCCACCTCAGACAAAGAATCGCAGTACATCTAATTCACCAATCGTCGAACCCAATGCTACACCTCCTAATTTGCCAGTTGAAGGAACTGCTTTAACCAAAATAAAAGATCGAATTTTATGGGGTCCTGCG GATTTGCCACCTACACAGTGGACTAAGTTCACGGAATCTCCTACATCAAATGTGTCCAGTCCTGGTCCAAAACCAGTAAACTTCGATATGCAACGAACAGCACAAGCAGTGGTGTCGGACCCACAAATCTTGCATCCCGTGCCGTTGCGAGTTACCCCAGTTG CAGGCTCGGTTCCTGTGAATGCTGCTGTATCTGCTACTGAAACTTTGAACACGGACGGTTGCGATATGTCCAATCATCAAGATGCAAGTTCTAAACAAGTATCACAAATCCCTACTAGTGGAATGATCGTAGGTTCCAACAACAATAGCAGTGCCACAAACATGAATTTACATAATCGAGAGCCTATTCAGAATAACGATTTACGTGCAATACAACGCCCACAAGCAAAAAAGTTACCAACGAAAAATATTGGAGCTTTGCCGCCACCGCCGCAAAGAGAGTCCTCTATAAGTAGTGCAGGGAGTGCTTCAGGTATCACAAACACATCATATGTAGGTTCGGCAGTTTCTGCTGGTGGAGGAGATTGCAGCGAATTGATTAATAGCAGTCAACACCAGcagttatttcaaaataaaaaggatCCTCCACCTCTACCACCCCCGCGACCACACCGCCACGGCCGGAGTAGCAGTTtggatttaaataaatttaaaatttgcgcaCCTGCTAGTCAGCAATCGGAG atgacagCACAAGCAAGTTTTGACCTGCAGGCCTCAACTGGTTTTGCCGATTTTACTCATTTTTCTGGCGATGATGTG AAAGACACATCCTCTGATCAACAACAGTACTCCTTGCCTCCAGTGCAACCATCGGTGTCAGTACCAGCAGCTTCAACGGCGACCGTCATGCCCCCAACACGATTCTCGTTGCAACAGTCGAATCAGCGAATATCGGCGTTTGAAGTATATCGGAAACCAAATACGTTGCACAGTTCCCAATCACCCATAGCGAAAGATTCTGCGTTACAAAAGCAACCATATTTTCAGTCACAGCTTAGTTATCCGACACAACCAACACAACAGCCACCTCCTATGCCTACACCATTTGGTGCTCTAGGGGCTGCCGCAATAGCACAACCGCCACAATTACCGAATGCTGATCTCTACGAAAAACGAGTGAATGCTATTAGCGAGACGTTAAGACACGTATCCTTTAAACAGGAAAACAATATGAGTGATATATTACGGCACTTGCGTGAGCAAAATAACCTCTTGTTACATTTGTGCAACGATTTAAGTGATGAATTGCTGAGCGTGCAGACACGCAAGGAAGAATTACGACTGAAAATGGAAACGTTGACATTGACCGAGTCATCAACTCTGATTAACACACAACAGCTACCGCAAATTGGCATACGAACTAGTTCATCTATTTCTGCACCAGTTACAGCAAATGTTACTGGAGGTTCAGGCAGCTCAGGAGTACATTCGAATGTGTAA
- the LOC128863092 gene encoding ralBP1-associated Eps domain-containing protein 1 isoform X2: MEVYLNETESRYFSDLFLCCDVEKVGKIPMLKAMELYRSANIKNDIIKEVIALAGISSTALHISRGQFYSCLKLIAAYQAGMQLRQEIIVSSIPLPLPRFSWKDSPSSIEPNTAASGSKTHQPTNGSNSIPPPPVAERKNSLTRRPNDWQVEGSGDNSRKNSAMIQPHFQKERDSAINSDVPSTDSEVDQNESSCGDGASRIVNSGCNGREIHRHRGSPEAWSTNSDSPTPTNSVTERQWAKETLWQGLLGEEHRQLLGTEEESSDRHSSEDENESDLESVYQITPEQRDYYYKQFKAVQHDINGLLSGQIARVFFEKSRIPVEELRHIWQLCDVTRDGALSLAEFTAAMHLVVLRRNNIPLPGALPSCLHPTVLQHSSQHATAITLPHEPPEADLLHLNDDDEEDKTDNTIVISNTTTGTRFNDKNVMNISTLSSSSQASTSSRQGNQAPLTPPSLPPQTKNRSTSNSPIVEPNATPPNLPVEGTALTKIKDRILWGPADLPPTQWTKFTESPTSNVSSPGPKPVNFDMQRTAQAVVSDPQILHPVPLRVTPVGSVPVNAAVSATETLNTDGCDMSNHQDASSKQVSQIPTSGMIVGSNNNSSATNMNLHNREPIQNNDLRAIQRPQAKKLPTKNIGALPPPPQRESSISSAGSASGITNTSYVGSAVSAGGGDCSELINSSQHQQLFQNKKDPPPLPPPRPHRHGRSSSLDLNKFKICAPASQQSEMTAQASFDLQASTGFADFTHFSGDDVKDTSSDQQQYSLPPVQPSVSVPAASTATVMPPTRFSLQQSNQRISAFEVYRKPNTLHSSQSPIAKDSALQKQPYFQSQLSYPTQPTQQPPPMPTPFGALGAAAIAQPPQLPNADLYEKRVNAISETLRHVSFKQENNMSDILRHLREQNNLLLHLCNDLSDELLSVQTRKEELRLKMETLTLTESSTLINTQQLPQIGIRTSSSISAPVTANVTGGSGSSGVHSNV; the protein is encoded by the exons ATGGAGGTGTACCTCAACGAAACAGAGTCGCGTTATTTTAGCGACTTGTTTCTATGTTGTGACGTGGAAAAAGTTGGTAAAATACCCATGCTAAAGGCTATGGAATTGTACCGTTCAGCCAACATCAAAAACGACATAATTAAAGAG GTTATTGCTCTTGCCGGTATATCTTCGACGGCATTGCATATTTCACGGGGGCAGTTTTATTCGTGTCTAAAACTTATTGCTGCATATCAAGCTGGAATGCAACTACGCCAGGAGATTATTGTTTCTTCTATACCTTTGCCTTTGCCTCGTTTCAGTTGGAAAGATTCGCCTAGTAGCATTGAACCGAATACAGCTGCAAGTGGGTCGAAGACTCACCAGCCTACAAATGGATCGAACTCAATACCACCTCCTCCAGTTGCTGAACGAAAAAATTCTTTAACTCGTAGGCCAAATGACTGGCAAGTAGAAGGCTCTGGAGACAATTCTAGGAAGAATTCTGCAATGATTCAACCACATTTTCAAAAGGAAAGAGATTCAGCAATAAACTCGGACGTGCCTAGTACTGATTCAGAAGTCGATCAAAATGAATCAAGTTGTGGCGATGGCGCCAGTCGCATTGTTAATAGTGGATGTAACGGGCGTGAAATA CACCGACATCGTGGCTCACCAGAAGCATGGAGTACTAACAGCGATAGTCCCACACCGACAAATAGCGTTACGGAACGCCAGTGGGCCAaagaaacattatggcaaggtTTGTTAGGAGAAGAGCATCGACAGCTTCTCGGCACAGAAGAAGAATCGTCTGATCGTCACAGTAGTGAAGATGAAAATGAGTCTGATTTGGAAAGTGTATATCAAATTACGCCCGAACAACGGGATTATTACtacaaacaatttaaagctGTGCAACACGATATTAATGGATTGCTTTCCGGTCAGATTGCGAG agtatttttcgaaaaatcaagGATACCCGTAGAAGAATTGCGGCACATTTGGCAGCTATGCGATGTAACTCGTGATGGTGCATTAAGTTTGGCTGAATTTACAGCTGCTATGCACTTGGTAGTGCTGAGACGTAATAATATACCTTTGCCAGGAGCGTTACCATCCTGTTTGCATCCCACCGTACTACAACATAGCTCACAACATGCAACTGCAATTACACTTCCACATGAACCGCCTGAAGcggatttgttgcatttaaatGATGACGACGAAGAAGACAAAACAGATAATACCATCGTTATTTCGAATACAACAACTGGGACACGATTTAATGATAAAAACGTTATGAATATAAGCACTTTGTCGTCATCATCACAA GCGAGTACAAGTTCTAGACAAGGAAATCAAGCTCCTTTAACACCTCCTTCCTTGCCACCTCAGACAAAGAATCGCAGTACATCTAATTCACCAATCGTCGAACCCAATGCTACACCTCCTAATTTGCCAGTTGAAGGAACTGCTTTAACCAAAATAAAAGATCGAATTTTATGGGGTCCTGCG GATTTGCCACCTACACAGTGGACTAAGTTCACGGAATCTCCTACATCAAATGTGTCCAGTCCTGGTCCAAAACCAGTAAACTTCGATATGCAACGAACAGCACAAGCAGTGGTGTCGGACCCACAAATCTTGCATCCCGTGCCGTTGCGAGTTACCCCAGTTG GCTCGGTTCCTGTGAATGCTGCTGTATCTGCTACTGAAACTTTGAACACGGACGGTTGCGATATGTCCAATCATCAAGATGCAAGTTCTAAACAAGTATCACAAATCCCTACTAGTGGAATGATCGTAGGTTCCAACAACAATAGCAGTGCCACAAACATGAATTTACATAATCGAGAGCCTATTCAGAATAACGATTTACGTGCAATACAACGCCCACAAGCAAAAAAGTTACCAACGAAAAATATTGGAGCTTTGCCGCCACCGCCGCAAAGAGAGTCCTCTATAAGTAGTGCAGGGAGTGCTTCAGGTATCACAAACACATCATATGTAGGTTCGGCAGTTTCTGCTGGTGGAGGAGATTGCAGCGAATTGATTAATAGCAGTCAACACCAGcagttatttcaaaataaaaaggatCCTCCACCTCTACCACCCCCGCGACCACACCGCCACGGCCGGAGTAGCAGTTtggatttaaataaatttaaaatttgcgcaCCTGCTAGTCAGCAATCGGAG atgacagCACAAGCAAGTTTTGACCTGCAGGCCTCAACTGGTTTTGCCGATTTTACTCATTTTTCTGGCGATGATGTG AAAGACACATCCTCTGATCAACAACAGTACTCCTTGCCTCCAGTGCAACCATCGGTGTCAGTACCAGCAGCTTCAACGGCGACCGTCATGCCCCCAACACGATTCTCGTTGCAACAGTCGAATCAGCGAATATCGGCGTTTGAAGTATATCGGAAACCAAATACGTTGCACAGTTCCCAATCACCCATAGCGAAAGATTCTGCGTTACAAAAGCAACCATATTTTCAGTCACAGCTTAGTTATCCGACACAACCAACACAACAGCCACCTCCTATGCCTACACCATTTGGTGCTCTAGGGGCTGCCGCAATAGCACAACCGCCACAATTACCGAATGCTGATCTCTACGAAAAACGAGTGAATGCTATTAGCGAGACGTTAAGACACGTATCCTTTAAACAGGAAAACAATATGAGTGATATATTACGGCACTTGCGTGAGCAAAATAACCTCTTGTTACATTTGTGCAACGATTTAAGTGATGAATTGCTGAGCGTGCAGACACGCAAGGAAGAATTACGACTGAAAATGGAAACGTTGACATTGACCGAGTCATCAACTCTGATTAACACACAACAGCTACCGCAAATTGGCATACGAACTAGTTCATCTATTTCTGCACCAGTTACAGCAAATGTTACTGGAGGTTCAGGCAGCTCAGGAGTACATTCGAATGTGTAA